Below is a genomic region from Paenibacillus rhizovicinus.
ATACTGTGTTCCGCGATCATGGAATTGCCCGAATTCGTCCGTCGGGTCAATCTGCTGCCAATATAGCTCCAGCAGCCTTTCATATGGGAAAAGCTCAGGGTCAAACGTGATTTCAACCGCTTCGATATGGCCCGTCGCTCCTGTTTTGACATCTTCATACGTCGGATTTACCTTCGTGCCTCCGGTATAGCCGGATACGATACGCTCGATTCCCGGCAATTCTTCGAACGGCGTGACCATGCACCAGAAACATCCGCCTGCAAACGTTGCTTTTTGCATGTTTTATTTCCTCCCTAATAATGGATCGGCTCATTGCCTTCGCTCGTGACGGAGACTTCATCCGGCAGATGTCCGAATGTCATGCCCGGTACATTCCGCGGTTTGTATTCGATGACGTCGGAGGAGTAGATGGCTACGTACATTTTGCCGGGGACTGCTTGCGCACGGATGAGAATCGGCTGGTTGTAGCGGTTCTGAAAGACAAAATCGGGACCGTTCCAGCTGACCGTCGCATCGCGCCCCGGCCTCACGTACGGTACGTTCCTGCTGTGCGAGTAACGCTTCACGATATACAGCCCCGCACGGTCGCTCGCATTGAACAGCGTTGAAGAAACCTGGCAAA
It encodes:
- the msrA gene encoding peptide-methionine (S)-S-oxide reductase MsrA codes for the protein MQKATFAGGCFWCMVTPFEELPGIERIVSGYTGGTKVNPTYEDVKTGATGHIEAVEITFDPELFPYERLLELYWQQIDPTDEFGQFHDRGTQYATAIFYHNERQFELALQSKQALEASGRFDKPIVTKILPAAAFYEAEEYHQDYHKKNPKHYKEDREKSGRDQFVRDNWTNDK